Part of the Pseudoxanthobacter soli DSM 19599 genome is shown below.
CCGCACCGGCGAGGCCGAGGGCGTGATGCACGTGGTCGACATGCTGCCGACGCTGGCGAAGCTCGCCGGCGCGAGCCTCGACCGTTCCAAGCCGCTCGACGGCCGCGACATGTGGCAGGCGCTCGCGGCGGGCGCGGCCGGCCGCAGCGAGGTGGTCTACAATGTCGAGCCGACCCAGGGCGCGGTCCGCGACGGCAAGTGGAAGCTCGTCTGGCATGTCGTGCTGCCGCCGCGGGTCGAACTGTTCGACCTCGACGCCGATCCGTCGGAGAAGACCGACATTTCCGCGCAGCATCCCGCAAAGGTGGCCGAGCTGCAGGGCAAGGTGGTCGATCTCGCACGCACGATGGCGCCGCCGCTGTTCTATACCGCCGCGCTGAAGGCGACCCTCTCCGCGCCGCTGGCGACGCCGGACGCGGCACTCTACGAGATGGGGCTGGAGGAGGATTGATGCCCGGTCCCTCTCGCGGTGGCGTGGCGCTCCGGCGCCTCGCCGGCTTCGTGCCGCTTGCCCTGCTGCTTGCCACGCCGGTGCTCGCAGCCGATCCCTCCACCGCATCGACGCAGGGGGCGACGTCCGCACCGGCACCGCCCGGCGCGCCGGGCGAGGTTCCGGCCGCGCCCCCGCCCGCCGGTGACCGGCCGACCTTCACCGGCTCGCTCTATTTCTGGGCGAGCGCGCTCAACGGCACCACGTCCACGCTGCCGCCGCTGCCGGCGGTCGGCGTCGATCTCTCCTTCAGCGACGTGATGAAGAATTTCGACGGCGGCCTGATGGGCGCCGGAGAGATGCGCATCGGGCGCTGGGGGTTCCTCGGCGACTTCATGCTCTCGCAGGTCTCGCCGGACGGCACCATGCCGGGCCCGGATGGCGCAGGGGTCGAGGTGCGCTCGCGCAGCCTGACGCTTCAGGCCAGCGCGCTCTATCGGCTCTATAAATCCGCCTATCTCTCGGTCGACGCGGGCGCGGGCCTGCGCTTCTGGCATCTCGACAACAGGCTGACGATCGATCCAGGCCGGCTGCCTTCGGGCCTGAGCTACAGCCGCAGCGAGAACTGGGTCGATCCGGTCATCGCCGGGCGCCTCAATATCGACCTCGGCGGGCCCTGGGGCCTGACGCTCTACGGCGATGTCGGCGGGTTCGATATCGGCTCGGACGTCACCTGGCAGGCGATCGGCACGGTGAACTACCAGTGGAACGACAAGCTGGCGCTGCGGCTCGGCTACCGCGCGCTTTCGGTTGACTACCACGCCGGCAGCTTCGCCTACGATGTGCGGATGCAGGGGCCGGTGATCGGCGCCAGCTACCGGTTCTAGAGCGCTTTCCGGTCGGATGAGGCCGTCCGACCGGGACGCCCGCTACGCGGCGTGGGCAGGCTCGGCCGTCGCGGCGACGCAGTCGAGCGCGGCATAGACGGCCTGTCGCACGCGCTGCTCGCGCGGGTCGTCGAACGGCAGCGGGCCCAGCCGGTTGGGCGTGTAGGCGTAGCCGATCTGCCGGTCGGGATCGCAGAATCCGAACGAGCCGCCGAGGCCCGGCATCCCGAACGCTCTCGGCGAGGGACTGTAGGCGAACCCGCCCCCCGGCCGGACGAAGCCGAGGTGCCAGTTGGTTTCCACGCCCATCACCGCATCCCGCCGGCCGAGCGGAGGAGGGGTCTGCGGCGCGAGCAGATCCTGGAGGATGTGCGGTGCCAGCGGGCTCTCGTCCGGGGACGCGAGCATCGCGTAGAGCCTGGCGATGGCGCGCGCCTCGCCAATTCCGTTCGCCGAGGGAAATTCGAGCGCGAGCCAGTCGGGTTCGTTGAGGTTGAGGTCGGGGATCTCGCGAACGGTCCGGTGCAGCCGCGAGAACGGATTGAGCGCCTGGCGCACCAGACCGAACGGCGCATGGCCGAGCGCGGCCGCGAAGCGCGGCATCCACGAGCCTTCGACCCGCGCCATGTCGTCGATCTCGTCCGCGGAAATCCCGAACCGGAACCGCAGCTCGGCCGGAAGTGCGACCTCGTCCTGGAACCACTGGCCGAAGGAACGGCCGAGCGGATCGGTCCGTGAAATCACCTCGGCGAGCAGCGGGCCGAAGGTGGCGAGGTGGTAGCCCCAGCGCGTGCCGGGTGGCCAGTCCGGCGTCATCTGTTCGAGGAAGGCGACCCGGGCGTCGTGGTCGCCGAGATCGCCGCGGGTGACGACACGGCCGAAGAAGACGAGGCCCGCCGAATGGTTGAGCAGGTCGCGGACGCGGATCGCCTCCTTGCCATTGGCGGCGAACGCCGGCCAGAACGCGGCGACCGGCTGGTCGAGATCGAACTGCCCGCGGGAGGCCGCGATCAGCGCGGCCGCCGCCGTGATGCCCTTTCCCGTGGAGAGCACGGGCACAACGGTGTGTTCGTCCCAGGGCTTGCGGGCGGCCGCATCCTGCATCCCGCACCAGAGATCTACGACCTTGCGGCCGCCATGATAGACGCAGACGGCGGCGCCGGTTTCCTCGCCCGCCTCGAAATTCCGGCCGAATGCCTCTGCCACCAAGCCGAAGCCGGGCTCCGCCATGCCTTCCACGCGCATCTCGTCCATCCCTCGCCGCCGCCTCGTCCGCTCGCGACGGACATCCGTCGAACCCCGACGGATGCCGCGATGTTCCCCGGCGTCGCCAGGAGTGGCGCGTTCGGGACGGCGAAAGGCGGCGGGAGCGGGCGGGGTCCGCGCTCAGGCAGGCCGGTAGCGAACGGCCATCGTCGCGCTGGAGAGGTGCGGCAGCATCGCCGCGCGGGCGGCCTCCCACGCCTCCCACTCCGCGGCGTCCATCAGCGACGGGATGGTCGCGAACTCGCCGCGATCGAGGCCGACGAGGGCGGCGTCCACCAGATCCGCCGCCGTCATCACCCACTCCTTCGGCAGGTTGCTGGCGGGCAGGCCGGCGATGTCCCAGAACTCGGTGCCCGTCGCGCCCGGCAGCACCACCTGCACGGTGACGCCGGAGCCCGCGAGTTCCTTGCGCAGCGACTGGCTGAAGGCCAGCAAGAACGCTTTCGTGCCGCCATAGACCCCGTTCAGGAGTTCGGGGCCGATCGCCACGATGGACGAGATGTTAACGATCATGCCCTTCCCGCGTTCCCGGAACCGCGGAACGGCCGCGTAGGTGAGCCGCATCGGCGCGACGACGTTGATCGCCACCATCGCCTGCATCTCGCGGACATCGGCGTCAGCGAGGGGCGCGGCGCTGCCGAAGCCGGCATTGTTGACGAGGTGCGTGATGGTATCGTCCCCGGCGAGGATCGCCTCGACCTTCGCGAGCCCCTCCTCGCTGCCGAGATCGGCCGCAACGGTGCGGACCCCGACGCCGTGGCGCGCCGTCAGTCCGGCGGCGACCTCCGCGAGCCGCGCCTCGTTGCGGGCGACGAGGATCAGGTCGTGTCCCCGTGCGGCGAAGCGGTCGGCATAGACCGCGCCGATGCCGGACGACGCGCCGGTGACGAGGACCGTGCCCTTGTGTGCGCTCATGATGCTGTCCTTCCCGTGCGTCGCCGCTCTTGTTCGGTGGAGAGCAGGCTAGCGCTTGTGGCGCGCGGCCGGGATGACATATAAACGGCAATTACGGTCATAACGGCGGAGGTCGCTGATGTCGCGCATCGGCTTCATCATGGAAGACGGCTTCCAGGCGATGGGAATGGCCGCGCTGTCGGCCTTCGAACTCGCCAATGTCGCGCTCGGCAGAGAGGTCTACCGGCTGACCGTGATGTCGGAGAAGGGCGGCACGATCCGCTCGTCGCTCGGGATCGGCATCGAGACGGAGCCGCTCGGCCCGTTTCCCGACACGCTGATCGTGGTCGGCGAACTGGTGCCGCGCCCGATCACGCCCGGGCTTCGCGCCTATATCGCCGAGGCGGGCCGCGAATGCCGCCGCGTCGCCGGCATCTGCACCGGCGCCTTCCTGCTGGCGGAGGCGGGACTGCTCGACGGCCGCACCGCCACCACCCACTGGGCCCACGCGCGCAATCTGCAGGAGCGGTTTCCCGGCGTCACCGTCGACGATGATCGCATCTTCATCCGCGACGGCAATATCTGGACGTCGGCCGGCATGAGTTCGGCTATCGACCTGACGCTGGCGCTGATCGAGGACGATCACGGCGCCGAGCTGTCGCGCGCCATCGCCCGCAAGCTGGTGGTCTATCACCGGCGGCCGGGTGGCCAGTCGCAGTTCTCCGCGCTGCTCGAACTGGAGCCGCGATCCGACCGCGTGCGGCGGGCGCTGATCCATGCCAAGGAGAACCTGCGCAATCCCCTGACGGTGGAAGAGCTTGCGGACGCGGCGAGCCTCAGCCCGCGCCAGTTCAGCCGGCTGTTCCGCGAGGAGACCGGCCAGTCGCCGGCCAAGGCCGTCGAGCGGCTGCGGCTCGAAGCCGCGAAGGCGATGATCGAGGACGGACGCCATTCCCTCGACATCGTCGCCCGCGACACCGGCTTTTCGGACCGCGACCGCATGCGCCGGGCCTTCCTGCGCTCGTTCGGGCAACCGCCCCAGAGCCTGCGCCGCAGCCTGCGGCTGATCGAGGGCGGCGAGGCGACTGAGGCCGACGAAACCGACGCCGCGTGACGTCACGGATTGGGTGAGCGTTCCCCCGGCCTGCCCGGTCCGAAAAGCAGTGCGGTGTGTCCGGAATTGACGCTTTATCGTCATTTGAGACATTGCCAGCCGGAGGCATGATCCGCTTCGACCGAGCGCGGCGCCCGATTCAAGGCGCCGGCGCGCAGCGGAGCCAGGACCATGCAGACCACCGAAAACACCATCTTCATCACCGGCGGCACCTCCGGCATCGGCCGGGCGCTCGCCGAGGCGTTCCATGCGCTCGGCAACAAGGTCGTCGTCGCCGGCCGGCGCAAGGCGCTGCTCGACGAGGTCTCGGCCGCGAACCCGGGCATCGACGGCATCGAACTCGACATCGCCGATCCGGACGACATCGCCCGCGTCGCCGCGCGGCTGGTCCGCGACTATCCGGCGCTGAACGTGCTCATCAACAATGCCGGCATCATGCCGTTCGACGATGCGGGCGGACACATCGACGACGCCCAGGCGCGCCGGATCATCGACACCAACCTGCTCGGCCCGATCCGCCTGACCTCGGCGCTGATCGAGCATCTCAAGACGCAGCCGCGGGCGACGATCATCCACAACACTTCGGTACTGGCCTACCTGCCGCTCGCTTCCACCGCCGTCTATTCCGCCACCAAGGCGGCGCTGCATTCCTATGCGCTGTCCCAGCGCTTCCAGCTTCGCGACACCAGCGTGCGGGTGCAGGAAATCGCGCCGCCGTGGGTCGACACCGACCTCATCAGGAAGAGCGGCGATCCGCGCGCCATGCCGCTCGACATCTTCATCGCGAAGACGATGGCCGGGCTCGCGACCGATGCGGAGGAGGTGATCGTCGACGAGATCCGCGACCTCCGCAACAATCCCGGCAGCGGCGAGCACGCGCTGGTGAACGCCTTCAACGAGGCGCTCGTCGCCAACCCCATTCCGGTGTGACGAACGCCGGCCGGCGGCCCGAACGGGCGGCCGGCCAAGGCGCAGGATACGCGTCCATGTCTGAGAAACCTGCCCCGGCGGCGGCCCTGTCCGTCGGCCGGGAAGCCACGCCCGCGGCATCGATGCTGCCGGCGTGGTTCCTCGCCCTCGGCACCTTCGCGATCGGCACCGAGGGTTTCATGATCGCCCCGCTGCTGCCGACCATCGCCGCCGATCTCGGCATGAGCCTGTCGGCGACCGCGATGCTGGTGGTGGCGTTCACACTGGTGCTCGGGCTCAGTTCCCCCGTCCTCACCGTGCTGACGGCCGGCCTGCGGCGCCGCGACGTGCTGGTTCTGGCGATGGCCGCCTTCGCCGCCGGCAACCTGATCGCGGCGTTCGCTTCCGGATTCGGGATGCTTCTGCTGGCGCGCATCCTGATGGCGCTCATGGCCGGCCTCTATACGCCGAACGCCAGCGCGCTCGCCGGCGTCATCGTGCCGGTGGAACGGCGCGGCAAGGCACTCGCGGTCGTCAGCGGCGGCATGACCATCGCCATCGCGCTCGGCCTGCCGCTCGGCTCG
Proteins encoded:
- a CDS encoding GlxA family transcriptional regulator yields the protein MSRIGFIMEDGFQAMGMAALSAFELANVALGREVYRLTVMSEKGGTIRSSLGIGIETEPLGPFPDTLIVVGELVPRPITPGLRAYIAEAGRECRRVAGICTGAFLLAEAGLLDGRTATTHWAHARNLQERFPGVTVDDDRIFIRDGNIWTSAGMSSAIDLTLALIEDDHGAELSRAIARKLVVYHRRPGGQSQFSALLELEPRSDRVRRALIHAKENLRNPLTVEELADAASLSPRQFSRLFREETGQSPAKAVERLRLEAAKAMIEDGRHSLDIVARDTGFSDRDRMRRAFLRSFGQPPQSLRRSLRLIEGGEATEADETDAA
- a CDS encoding serine hydrolase domain-containing protein, whose product is MDEMRVEGMAEPGFGLVAEAFGRNFEAGEETGAAVCVYHGGRKVVDLWCGMQDAAARKPWDEHTVVPVLSTGKGITAAAALIAASRGQFDLDQPVAAFWPAFAANGKEAIRVRDLLNHSAGLVFFGRVVTRGDLGDHDARVAFLEQMTPDWPPGTRWGYHLATFGPLLAEVISRTDPLGRSFGQWFQDEVALPAELRFRFGISADEIDDMARVEGSWMPRFAAALGHAPFGLVRQALNPFSRLHRTVREIPDLNLNEPDWLALEFPSANGIGEARAIARLYAMLASPDESPLAPHILQDLLAPQTPPPLGRRDAVMGVETNWHLGFVRPGGGFAYSPSPRAFGMPGLGGSFGFCDPDRQIGYAYTPNRLGPLPFDDPREQRVRQAVYAALDCVAATAEPAHAA
- a CDS encoding SDR family oxidoreductase; the protein is MQTTENTIFITGGTSGIGRALAEAFHALGNKVVVAGRRKALLDEVSAANPGIDGIELDIADPDDIARVAARLVRDYPALNVLINNAGIMPFDDAGGHIDDAQARRIIDTNLLGPIRLTSALIEHLKTQPRATIIHNTSVLAYLPLASTAVYSATKAALHSYALSQRFQLRDTSVRVQEIAPPWVDTDLIRKSGDPRAMPLDIFIAKTMAGLATDAEEVIVDEIRDLRNNPGSGEHALVNAFNEALVANPIPV
- a CDS encoding SDR family NAD(P)-dependent oxidoreductase; this translates as MSAHKGTVLVTGASSGIGAVYADRFAARGHDLILVARNEARLAEVAAGLTARHGVGVRTVAADLGSEEGLAKVEAILAGDDTITHLVNNAGFGSAAPLADADVREMQAMVAINVVAPMRLTYAAVPRFRERGKGMIVNISSIVAIGPELLNGVYGGTKAFLLAFSQSLRKELAGSGVTVQVVLPGATGTEFWDIAGLPASNLPKEWVMTAADLVDAALVGLDRGEFATIPSLMDAAEWEAWEAARAAMLPHLSSATMAVRYRPA
- a CDS encoding outer membrane beta-barrel protein, coding for MPGPSRGGVALRRLAGFVPLALLLATPVLAADPSTASTQGATSAPAPPGAPGEVPAAPPPAGDRPTFTGSLYFWASALNGTTSTLPPLPAVGVDLSFSDVMKNFDGGLMGAGEMRIGRWGFLGDFMLSQVSPDGTMPGPDGAGVEVRSRSLTLQASALYRLYKSAYLSVDAGAGLRFWHLDNRLTIDPGRLPSGLSYSRSENWVDPVIAGRLNIDLGGPWGLTLYGDVGGFDIGSDVTWQAIGTVNYQWNDKLALRLGYRALSVDYHAGSFAYDVRMQGPVIGASYRF